From Vibrio aerogenes, a single genomic window includes:
- a CDS encoding GlxA family transcriptional regulator: protein MTDKKQRTIVIVVPPKAQPLDVSGPLAAFREAYRQTNGEIQYDVRTLAAGVHQQIDIDGMTMIADHALSDPDFPIDTLLVAGTHDYHQAFSMAAFHTWLRRRTPGIRRYGSVCTGAFFLGAAGLLNGKQVTTHWQQAKELAARYPQAEVFPDSVYVQDGALCTSAGITAGIDLSLKLIEDDYGRELALKIARRLVVFLRRPGGQSQFSAHLAAQMAAESRIEAVQRWVLANLAQDLSLPVLADRAAMSVRNFSRLFRRETGGTPADFVELARVDAARRMLEDSETQLQRIASQCGFTNVDLMRRAFIRRIGINPSDYRQRFYT from the coding sequence ATGACAGATAAAAAACAGCGGACCATTGTGATTGTCGTGCCGCCGAAGGCACAGCCTCTTGATGTCTCCGGGCCACTGGCGGCTTTCCGGGAAGCTTACCGGCAGACGAATGGTGAGATTCAATATGATGTACGGACCCTTGCAGCCGGAGTGCATCAACAAATCGATATTGATGGCATGACTATGATTGCTGATCATGCATTGTCTGACCCGGATTTTCCCATTGATACCCTGCTGGTTGCGGGAACGCATGATTACCATCAGGCTTTTTCGATGGCGGCATTTCATACATGGCTCCGGCGCCGGACACCCGGGATCAGACGTTATGGGTCGGTATGCACCGGCGCCTTTTTTCTGGGGGCGGCTGGTTTGCTGAATGGGAAACAGGTGACAACACACTGGCAGCAGGCCAAAGAACTGGCGGCACGTTATCCGCAGGCTGAAGTCTTTCCGGATTCTGTGTACGTGCAGGATGGCGCATTGTGTACTTCCGCCGGGATTACGGCCGGTATCGACTTGTCACTCAAACTGATTGAAGATGATTACGGCCGCGAGCTGGCGTTGAAGATTGCCCGCCGGTTAGTGGTTTTTCTGCGCAGACCCGGCGGACAGTCTCAGTTCAGTGCACACCTTGCTGCACAGATGGCAGCAGAGAGCCGTATTGAAGCGGTGCAACGCTGGGTTCTTGCTAATCTGGCACAGGATTTGTCCCTGCCGGTTCTGGCAGACAGAGCGGCGATGAGTGTGCGTAATTTCAGCCGTTTGTTTCGCCGGGAAACTGGTGGCACCCCCGCTGATTTTGTGGAACTGGCCCGCGTGGATGCAGCCCGGAGAATGCTGGAAGACAGTGAAACTCAGCTACAGCGAATTGCCTCTCAATGTGGTTTTACCAATGTGGATTTAATGCGGCGGGCATTTATCCGGCGAATCGGGATCAATCCGAGTGATTACCGGCA
- a CDS encoding nuclear transport factor 2 family protein — protein MTEIRPPLPPFDSKTAAEKVRLAEDGWNSRDAAKVALAYSTGTKWRNRTYFVSNRAEAQVFLTQKWQKEHEYRLIKELFAFRDNRISVRYAYEWRDDSGQWFRSYGNENWIFDETGLMKERHASINDLPLKESERKFHWPLGRRPDDHPGLSDLGL, from the coding sequence ATGACTGAAATCAGACCCCCTTTGCCACCTTTTGATTCAAAAACAGCAGCAGAGAAAGTACGCCTGGCAGAAGATGGCTGGAACAGCCGCGATGCCGCTAAAGTTGCCCTCGCCTACTCAACCGGCACAAAGTGGCGCAACCGGACTTATTTCGTCAGTAACCGGGCAGAAGCACAGGTATTTCTGACGCAAAAATGGCAAAAAGAGCATGAATACCGGCTGATTAAAGAGCTGTTTGCTTTTCGTGATAACCGCATTTCTGTTCGTTATGCGTATGAATGGCGGGATGACAGCGGACAATGGTTCCGGTCTTATGGTAATGAAAACTGGATATTTGATGAAACCGGGCTGATGAAGGAGCGCCACGCCAGTATCAATGATCTGCCTCTGAAGGAATCAGAACGAAAATTTCACTGGCCACTTGGAAGAAGGCCCGATGACCATCCGGGACTGAGTGATTTGGGATTATAA
- a CDS encoding C-GCAxxG-C-C family (seleno)protein: MKLQNLIEQGYQTRNDLNCAEAILKGANDAYDLGLNEQTIRLAAGFGGGMGVEKACGVVTGMAMVLSSMYAKERGHTSPEMKEKIKRAIEKFESQYQSTDCRCLKAKHRDEKTGCHGLILAGGKILDEIVEAE, from the coding sequence ATGAAATTACAAAATCTTATTGAACAGGGATATCAAACCCGGAACGACCTCAATTGTGCTGAGGCCATATTGAAGGGAGCTAACGACGCATACGATTTAGGCCTGAATGAGCAGACCATCCGGCTCGCAGCAGGCTTCGGAGGTGGTATGGGGGTTGAAAAGGCCTGTGGCGTCGTGACCGGTATGGCGATGGTACTCAGCTCGATGTATGCCAAAGAAAGAGGACACACCAGCCCGGAAATGAAAGAGAAAATAAAACGGGCGATCGAAAAGTTTGAATCTCAATATCAGTCAACCGATTGTCGTTGTCTGAAAGCAAAACACCGGGACGAAAAAACAGGATGCCACGGGCTGATTCTTGCTGGCGGGAAGATTCTGGATGAGATCGTTGAAGCCGAATAG
- a CDS encoding carbonic anhydrase has translation MKYYLLALSASVAMMGNATASEWGYSGKHNPENWGEVSETCQAGNNQSPIDINQAVKASIKPLEIHYNGTVLGIVNNGHTIQAKVAGDNTLTVDGKTFKLAQFHFHTPSENYINNHQFAMEAHFVNQDKDGNLAVIAVMFDKGQKSQFMDKLTANLPKTGHSEKFAHPLKVKDLLPDSTQTYYRFNGSLTTPPCSEGVRWFVLKDTKTLSGSQQQAMMGVMGHNNRPLQPLNARLVTSN, from the coding sequence ATGAAGTATTATCTGCTGGCTCTGTCGGCTTCGGTCGCGATGATGGGAAATGCGACAGCATCTGAATGGGGATATTCGGGCAAGCATAACCCGGAAAACTGGGGAGAAGTGTCTGAAACCTGTCAGGCGGGAAATAACCAGAGCCCAATCGATATTAATCAGGCGGTGAAGGCAAGTATTAAGCCGCTTGAAATTCATTATAATGGTACCGTTCTTGGTATTGTGAACAACGGGCACACAATTCAGGCCAAAGTTGCCGGTGATAATACACTGACGGTAGACGGTAAAACATTTAAACTGGCGCAGTTCCATTTTCATACGCCATCAGAAAACTATATCAATAATCACCAGTTTGCAATGGAAGCTCATTTTGTAAATCAGGATAAAGATGGCAACCTTGCAGTGATTGCTGTGATGTTCGACAAAGGGCAAAAAAGCCAGTTTATGGATAAATTGACGGCGAACCTGCCAAAAACGGGTCATAGTGAAAAATTCGCACACCCGTTGAAAGTGAAGGATCTACTGCCGGACTCAACGCAAACTTACTATCGTTTCAATGGTTCTCTGACCACTCCGCCATGTAGTGAAGGGGTGCGATGGTTTGTGCTGAAAGATACCAAAACACTCTCTGGCAGCCAGCAACAGGCGATGATGGGTGTGATGGGCCATAACAACCGCCCGTTACAGCCATTGAATGCCCGTCTGGTCACTTCAAATTAA
- a CDS encoding tetratricopeptide repeat protein, with translation MIKKINLKLIMLFVLSLCVIAVLGFGGYVLYHIIPSGFQSRHAEGPKVLTELLHMAEQSKPFNPDPYIASTYRPENPLYQPVLAIQRGKLAQAEKLLKPLVEQGNAEAMFWLGEITYGSGLYSAGPAAKLFQKAAELGNPYAALRLDVDNSDCQRFMSGYCDDKWGKLGRKLLKQRADNGDVKAAYYLLKLDIDVYSDSAEVHKKLEQLVTESAKQHYYQPLMSLLGGYVRHGYYGPYLDKDSPVDKQDIALVNKILTLLANNNYPLALSTVIDDGDMFSSQYIDKVMSQLEKLGINYYSCLDYLFLREDKSRDNIVNLASCAIASDKISYRNHNLSLLEMVLKDENIDALTEDEISQAKEISEKMISKMTPVIYIDEINPPSP, from the coding sequence ATGATAAAAAAAATCAATCTGAAGCTAATTATGCTCTTCGTTTTAAGCTTGTGTGTGATTGCAGTATTAGGTTTTGGCGGTTATGTGCTGTATCACATTATTCCATCTGGTTTTCAGTCCCGCCATGCTGAAGGGCCGAAGGTGTTAACGGAACTACTGCACATGGCAGAGCAGAGCAAACCATTTAATCCAGACCCGTATATTGCCAGTACTTACCGGCCGGAGAATCCGCTCTATCAGCCGGTGTTGGCGATACAGCGTGGTAAGCTAGCGCAGGCTGAAAAATTACTCAAGCCATTGGTTGAACAAGGTAATGCGGAGGCCATGTTTTGGCTTGGGGAGATCACATACGGCAGTGGGTTATATTCAGCAGGACCGGCTGCAAAATTATTTCAGAAAGCAGCTGAGTTAGGTAACCCTTATGCGGCATTAAGGCTGGACGTGGATAATTCTGATTGTCAGCGTTTTATGTCCGGTTATTGTGATGATAAATGGGGTAAGTTGGGGAGAAAACTACTGAAACAGAGGGCTGACAATGGTGATGTGAAAGCAGCTTATTATTTGTTGAAGCTGGATATTGATGTATACAGTGATTCAGCCGAAGTTCATAAAAAGCTGGAACAGTTGGTCACTGAGAGTGCTAAACAGCATTATTATCAGCCTTTAATGAGTTTACTTGGGGGGTATGTACGACATGGTTATTATGGTCCCTATCTTGATAAGGATAGTCCGGTCGATAAGCAAGATATAGCACTGGTAAATAAAATTCTGACTTTGCTAGCCAATAATAATTATCCTTTGGCTTTATCTACAGTTATCGATGATGGAGATATGTTTTCATCTCAATATATTGATAAAGTAATGAGTCAACTTGAAAAATTAGGTATTAATTATTATTCGTGTCTGGACTATTTATTTTTGAGGGAAGATAAAAGTAGAGATAATATAGTTAATCTTGCATCTTGTGCTATCGCTAGTGATAAAATTTCATATAGGAATCATAATCTTTCTTTATTAGAAATGGTTTTGAAAGATGAAAATATAGATGCTCTAACAGAAGATGAAATAAGTCAAGCAAAAGAGATTTCAGAAAAAATGATCAGTAAGATGACACCAGTTATTTACATCGATGAAATAAACCCACCAAGTCCATAG
- a CDS encoding tetratricopeptide repeat protein: protein MLFVLSLCAIAALGFGSYVLYYIIPSGFQSRHAEGPKVLTELLHMAEQSKPFNPDPYIASTYRPENPLYQPVLEIQRHRWDIAEKLLEPLAEKGNADAMFWLAEITYGSPYRSSRAAHLYQKSAELGNPYAALRLDADNSDCQRFMFGYCKEKWGKLGRKLLKQRADNGDLKAAYYLLKLDIDVYSDSAEVHKKLEQLVTENAKQHYYQPLMSLLGGYVRHGYYGPYLDKDSPVDKQDIVLVNKILTLLANNNYPLALSTVILDDREMFSSQYIGKVIKQVEKIDSDYYTCLDYFFLRGNKTRDNLIKVASCAITSDELSNRNSNLMTLKIKMKYENLDVLNNKELSEAKKLSQKTISEMTPVIYIDEMNPPSP from the coding sequence ATGCTCTTCGTGTTAAGCCTGTGTGCGATTGCTGCATTAGGTTTTGGCAGTTATGTGCTGTATTACATTATTCCATCTGGTTTTCAGTCCCGCCATGCTGAAGGGCCGAAGGTGTTAACTGAATTGCTGCACATGGCTGAACAGAGTAAGCCTTTTAACCCGGATCCGTATATCGCCAGTACTTACCGGCCGGAGAATCCGCTCTATCAGCCGGTGTTGGAGATCCAGCGTCACCGCTGGGATATTGCTGAAAAACTCCTTGAGCCACTGGCAGAAAAAGGTAATGCCGATGCGATGTTCTGGCTGGCAGAAATCACTTACGGTAGTCCTTATCGTTCATCAAGAGCAGCACATTTATACCAGAAATCTGCGGAGCTGGGGAATCCGTATGCGGCACTACGACTGGATGCGGATAATTCTGATTGTCAGCGTTTTATGTTCGGTTATTGTAAGGAAAAATGGGGCAAGTTAGGCCGGAAATTACTGAAACAGCGGGCTGACAATGGCGATTTGAAAGCAGCTTATTATTTGCTGAAGCTGGATATTGATGTATACAGTGATTCAGCCGAAGTCCATAAAAAGCTGGAACAACTGGTGACAGAGAATGCTAAACAGCATTATTATCAGCCTTTAATGAGTTTACTTGGGGGGTATGTACGACATGGTTATTATGGCCCCTATCTTGATAAGGATAGTCCGGTCGATAAGCAAGATATAGTACTGGTAAATAAAATTCTGACTTTGCTAGCCAATAATAATTATCCTTTGGCTTTATCTACAGTTATTCTTGATGATCGAGAAATGTTTTCATCTCAATATATTGGTAAGGTTATAAAACAGGTTGAAAAAATTGATAGCGACTATTATACATGTTTGGATTACTTCTTTTTGAGAGGAAATAAAACAAGGGATAATCTAATTAAGGTTGCATCATGTGCTATTACTAGTGATGAACTGTCAAACAGGAATAGCAATCTCATGACATTAAAGATAAAAATGAAATATGAGAATTTAGATGTGTTAAATAATAAGGAATTATCTGAAGCAAAAAAATTATCCCAAAAAACAATCAGTGAAATGACTCCAGTTATTTACATCGATGAAATGAATCCACCAAGCCCATAG
- a CDS encoding tetratricopeptide repeat protein, translated as MSRIKFRTLFKNIIKWLAIAFVSLVLIVFLVFGYLWLFPDGFTARHNEGPKVLTELLHMAEQSKPFNPDPYIASTYRPENPLYQPVLAIQRHRWDIAEKLLEPLAEKGNADAMFWLAEITYGSPYRSSKAAHLYQKSAELGNPYAALRLDVDNSDCQRFMSGYCKEKWGKLGRKLLKERADKGDVKAGYYLLRDKLLTTEEEHKKLESLVTANAKNHYYRPLADLLKRYLKGYYFDRKEPLSSENKRLVIQLMKLAVNNNYVPLMSEIIFDDDISVTSEYMEKMINKRNELDISVTVCREFYPVGEDKPRINVIKLAGCAIASDQEVNRYHDFNMVKSNLKYNDYPPLSEAELSQAKHIADNIIKNMTPVIYIDEMNSVNL; from the coding sequence ATGAGTAGAATCAAATTTAGAACATTATTTAAAAATATTATCAAATGGCTCGCTATAGCTTTTGTCAGCTTAGTCTTGATTGTCTTTTTAGTGTTTGGCTATTTATGGTTATTTCCTGATGGTTTTACTGCCCGTCATAATGAAGGGCCTAAGGTGTTAACGGAACTGCTGCACATGGCAGAGCAGAGTAAACCATTTAATCCAGACCCGTATATTGCCAGTACTTACCGGCCGGAGAATCCGTTATATCAACCTGTATTGGCAATTCAGCGTCACCGCTGGGATATTGCTGAAAAACTACTTGAGCCACTGGCAGAAAAAGGTAATGCCGATGCGATGTTCTGGCTGGCAGAAATCACTTACGGTAGTCCTTATCGCTCATCCAAAGCTGCACATTTATATCAGAAATCAGCAGAGCTTGGCAATCCTTATGCGGCATTAAGGCTGGACGTGGATAATTCTGATTGTCAGCGTTTTATGTCCGGTTATTGCAAAGAAAAATGGGGTAAGTTAGGACGAAAGCTACTCAAAGAACGAGCAGATAAAGGTGATGTAAAAGCTGGGTATTATTTATTAAGAGATAAGTTGCTAACAACTGAAGAAGAACATAAAAAGCTTGAAAGTTTAGTCACAGCGAATGCTAAAAATCACTATTACCGACCGCTTGCTGATTTATTAAAACGCTATCTTAAAGGGTATTATTTTGATCGTAAAGAACCACTGTCTTCTGAAAATAAAAGACTAGTTATTCAGCTAATGAAACTTGCTGTAAATAATAACTATGTGCCACTCATGTCTGAGATTATATTCGATGATGATATTTCAGTTACATCTGAATATATGGAGAAAATGATTAACAAAAGAAATGAACTTGATATTAGTGTCACAGTCTGTAGAGAATTTTATCCCGTTGGTGAAGATAAACCACGTATCAATGTGATTAAACTTGCAGGATGTGCTATTGCCAGCGATCAAGAAGTTAATAGATATCATGACTTTAATATGGTTAAATCGAATTTAAAATATAATGACTATCCACCGTTATCTGAGGCCGAACTATCTCAGGCAAAGCATATAGCTGATAATATTATTAAAAATATGACTCCTGTTATTTATATCGATGAAATGAACTCAGTGAACCTATAG
- a CDS encoding tetratricopeptide repeat protein — protein MIKKINLKLIMLSVLSLCAIAALGFGSYVLYYIIPSGFQSRHAEGPKVLTELLHMAEQSKPFNPDPYIASTYRPENPLYQPVLEIQRHRWDIAEKLLEPLAEKGNADAMFWLAEITYGSPYRASRAAHLYQKSAELGNPYAALRLDVDNSDCQRFMFGYCKEKWGKLGRKLLKQRADNSDVKAAYYLLKLDMNEFSNSAEVHKKLEKLVTENAKQYYYHPLIRLIRTYLGGSSYSPYLDRNKEISTEQWKILMQFAMLAANNNFPPAVAKYIYSNDNMTPKGYLSKVIGQSILLEGKPYTCASYYNEIENKKRSNLILGGACALAVTHFEKRNFTNFDLFQSILSRKKITPLSADEINQAKTLSEKIIEEQTPVIYIDEMNSERM, from the coding sequence ATGATAAAAAAAATCAATCTGAAGCTAATTATGCTCTCCGTTTTAAGCCTGTGTGCGATTGCTGCATTAGGTTTTGGCAGTTATGTGCTGTATTACATTATTCCATCTGGTTTTCAGTCCCGACATGCTGAAGGACCCAAGGTGTTAACAGAATTGCTGCACATGGCTGAACAGAGTAAGCCCTTTAACCCGGATCCGTATATCGCCAGTACTTACCGGCCGGAGAATCCGCTCTATCAGCCGGTGTTGGAGATCCAGCGTCACCGCTGGGATATTGCTGAAAAACTACTTGAGCCACTGGCAGAAAAAGGTAATGCCGATGCGATGTTCTGGCTGGCAGAAATCACTTACGGTAGTCCTTATCGCGCGTCCAGAGCTGCACATTTATATCAGAAATCTGCGGAGCTGGGGAATCCGTATGCGGCACTACGACTGGATGTGGATAATTCTGATTGTCAGCGTTTTATGTTCGGTTATTGTAAGGAAAAATGGGGCAAGTTAGGCCGGAAATTACTGAAACAGCGGGCTGACAATAGCGATGTGAAAGCGGCTTATTATTTGTTGAAGCTAGATATGAATGAGTTTAGTAATTCAGCCGAAGTGCATAAAAAACTGGAAAAATTGGTGACCGAAAATGCGAAACAATACTATTATCATCCTTTAATTCGTTTGATTAGAACTTACTTGGGAGGAAGTAGCTATAGCCCTTATTTGGATAGAAATAAGGAAATATCGACTGAGCAGTGGAAGATATTGATGCAGTTTGCTATGTTAGCTGCTAATAATAATTTTCCTCCGGCAGTAGCAAAATATATATATTCAAATGATAATATGACACCGAAAGGATATTTGTCTAAAGTGATTGGTCAAAGTATTTTATTAGAAGGTAAACCTTATACGTGTGCGTCATATTATAATGAAATTGAAAATAAAAAACGATCAAATCTAATTTTAGGTGGAGCTTGTGCATTGGCGGTTACACATTTTGAAAAAAGGAATTTTACAAATTTTGATTTATTCCAATCTATATTGAGTCGAAAAAAAATTACGCCCCTGAGTGCTGATGAAATCAATCAGGCTAAAACATTGTCGGAAAAAATTATAGAAGAACAAACCCCCGTTATTTATATTGATGAGATGAATTCTGAAAGGATGTAA